TCTGCACAAACCCGGCCTGAGGCTATAAACACAGTGCGGCGCACACACGCACTGGCCGCGGGCTTGTTTTGGCTCAGTGGCTCGCGTGGGGGTTCTGGGTGACCAGGGCCCCCTGGCGCTCGCCGCCCCGGTGTCCTGGttcaggaagggagaaggaagggggagaggaagtCCCGGGGAGGGCAGGTGCTCAGACCTTCTCTGTCCTCAGTTGCCGAGGAGAGATGGATGCCGCGTCCCCTTCGCAGTGACGAGACTTCCCTGCAGTGTTTGTGATCCTCTCCTTCCCACCAGCCTGCCAGCTTCAGGAGCCCTCCCTGCGTCCCCAGAGACCCCCTCTCCCAGGCAGGCTCCGTCGAGGAGTCGCTAAGTCCGTGCCCTTTTAGTTAGCCCTCCAGTCTAATATGGTCCCTATTCGCCCTTCCTTCCCACCCAAGCCCCAAACCCCGCGCTCTCATATCTTCCTTCTTTTGCTTCTCGCCCACCTCTGACCGCACCCCGCATGCAGCTCTGCCTCCGCAGCCTCCGTGCACTTCCCTGCGCGCACTGCGGAGGGCGCCCTAAGCGTCGCCCAAgtacactcttaaaaaaaaaaaaaaagaaagaaagaaagaaaagtcctttCGTTCTGTACTCAGATAAAGGGGGCGCTCTGCGTGTTCGTGCTGTTCGCGCCCCAGCCTAGCCCCAGAACTTTGGCTCTGgggtgaggagagagggaaagagggtttTTATGGTGTTAAATACCTCCTGTTCCGATCGTGAGGGAAAGTACCAAGTAACCTATTTCGCACCCCAGCCCACGTCTGCCTGtaatctgcttcccctctccagctctcctgtTGTTTATGCAAACGCCAATCGCCTGGGAGGCTCGGTAGGAGGAGTCttccgcggccccgcccccgccccgctagccccgccccccgccgggctcctggggctgtggCCCGAAGGATTTTTATCTCCGTGTGTGCATGTGACCGTGCTGGGTTGGAATGTGAACAATAAAGAGGAATGTCCAAGTATTCAGAGGGTGCCGGAGGGAAGGGAGTTTGGGTGCACAAGGCCATCACCTGAAGCTTGAGCAAATTTCACTTGAAATTTGAGGCGAGGAGGGGGAGAATAGGGGAAGAGGACCTTGTTAGAACCTACTTTCTTGGAGCCAACCAGACTTCCCACCTACAGCACCTCCTCTAGGACTCCAAGCCCATTCCATCTTCTACTGGTGATATTCTTTGTGCCGCCTAGAGGAATTTGCTATGCCGGCAGAAAGAAGAGCGAGACAATATGGTGCCCAAAGGCTTTAATTCTTGATACTCCCCCGCAAGGATGAGGGGGTGATCAGACAACCATAGGGAGCTTGGACTTGGTGGTCGTCACACTGTTGGCAGAGGGGGGCCTCTCCAGGAGCCCTTTGCTAGAATCCGCTCTCACGGATGTTTGCTCAGAAATCCCAGGCGCAGTGGCATCCTCCCTGATAgatagaagaaaattttttagTGAAGGCTGGGGGTATCCCTCAAGGGACCCCCACCAATTCTCTATCCTAAagacttgagattttttttaaagattttatttatttatttgacagagagatcacaagtaggcagagagaggaggaagcaggctccctgctgagcagagagcccgatgtgggactcgatcccaggaccctgagatcatgacctgagccgaaggcagaggcttaacccactgagccacccaggtgcccaagacttGAGATTTTTACTGTGCGTGACAATCATCTGTGGAATTTGGGTTGAAATGAAGATTCCATGCCCCATCACGTGTGCgcgggaacacacacacacacacacacactgcttcaGGAGGGATATAGGAAGTAGCCAGAATCTGAATGTTTAAGAAGCCCCTGGTGTTTTTTGTTCAGATAATCTGAAGACCACACGTGGTGAAATATTGCTCTGAGCCCTCTTCTGGACCCCACGACTGACCGCTCACATGGGTGACCAAGGCAGCTTTTCCCACACAGAACTAAACTCAGTTGAAGTCTCAGGACAAATGCAACTCTTGTATATCTATACGAAAAGGccttaaaaactgaaaattcttTTAAGTATGAGGAGGGTGAGGGAAGCCATGAACCAAGTCCTCCACCCTGTGCCTTGCTCACACGCAAGTGCACTTGCTGTAcctgccacccccaccaccaaatCCCAGAGCTGAGCAGCACTCCTTACCCCCAAACAACTTGAAAGATGTCAGAGTTTGAGGGCTGAAGTCACCTACTCATAACCCAagcccttttctccttttccccttttctgtgacacccctcccccgcccaacCCTCCTGCTCACCGAATGTCACTACCCCCATATGTCTCCTTgggtttcttcctcctctctttctggaacTTTATCAGGCAGAACACAGCGACTGACAGGAACAGCACACCCAGGAGCACCCCAATCACAGCCCCAGCCATTCGGCCTTTGGATGGGTCTAAAGGGCACACAAGGAACTCAGAGGAGCAGACCTTCCTTGCCCCTGCTCAGATGTCTCATGCAGCCTTCCCAGCCTGGGCCTGCCAGCCAGACCTCTGCCCAGCATAGCCTACCAGTCACAGAGAGGGTCAGCTCACAGGACGCACTGCCCATCTGGTTGGTGGCCACACAGCGGTAGGTTCCAGAATTGGTCAGGGAGAGATTGGTGAGAATGAGCTGGCCAGACACCTCATCTGGAGGGTAAAGAGGAAGGGTTCCATCATTCATTCAACTCACAGGGAGCGCCTACTATGATGAAAGcatatttcatttcatccttacCACAATCCTGTCAGGAAGGGACTAATCTCCTTTATTAGGGGGGACGGTGGCTCTGAGAAGGAAAGTAATCATTTGAGGCGACCCAGAAAGGAAGTGCCAAAGCCACTGCCACTTCTGTGCTCTTTCCACCCTGCAACGCTGCCTtttcaggggagagggagagggcacatTCACAGAATCGGAGTGAGATGCTTACTGGCTGATAGCAGGTTCCTGACTGGGATGGAGGGAAGGCTTGATTGCTAGAAATGGTATCTTCTGGGGTGACCCAAAGCTCCCCCAAATGTTTCACTAAGCTGCTTACCCTCCCTTTAGAAGGCAGAACACACACCAGATGATCTGGGGGGCTCTCTGTATTGATAAAGGAGTGTGCTGGAGCTGGGGTAAGGGACAGGGCACTGGAACAAGCATGAGAAGGCTGAGAATCCAAGGCTCTTACCCATTTCTCTGGTTCCTCCCAAGACACTGACTAAATGATTCAAGCCCCTCCTCGCTACTCTGTCTCAGCTTCCTCTCTGGGAAGCTTGGAAGTGATCCACGACCCTTAAGAAATCCTCAAAAGTGGGAATCATAAAAGACCCCCCTCATCTTCCACTGTCTTCCAACATCCCAGGAGTGCATGTAACGAGAAATCCTTCCAGGAGCACAGAGCTACAGATGGCAGGAAGACAGATAGGAGGGAACAATACAGACAccaggaaagaagagggaaaggtaTAGCCGTCTGTCTCGGACCCACAGGCACAGAACTGAGAAGTGAGGGGACATGGAGTTTAGAGAGCAGATTTGCCCAGGACCTCAGACCCCTCTTGCCGGGTGCCCCAGGCCCTTACCTTGCACCATGCCGCCAGGAGAAGGTGTAGGGGAAGATCCAAGGTGTACCCAGTTGTACACTGGCCGGGGGGCTCCCTGGGAAGAGCTGCATTTCAGTGCAGCAGAGCCCCCCACAGAGGTCTGACCACTCTTACTGCACAAGGGACTACTAGGGGGCActgcaaaaatcaaagaaagtacCTTAGCCATCTTTTAGCTCTGCCCTGCCTCCCCATTAAGTGCTAGATTTCCTGCTCTGGCACTCCCACCAAATAGTAGTCCACTTCTGTCCACATTCCACATTTCCCCAGGAAATGATTGCCACTACTGGAAATTCTGATTGCTAGAAAATTTTTCTTCATGTTGAGCCATAATCTGTGTTAATATAATATCTACCCATTTGGTCCCAATTTCTGctcacaaagagaaatgaaaactctctCCTCCATAGGACAAGCCTTCAGATACTTGAAAGCAGTTTTAACACACCTCCTAAGTTCTCACTTTTCCATCTAGACATCCCCAGACTCTTTAGTAGTTCCTGTCTGCTCATCTCTGAGCAGGTTCTGGGTTGGAGTGAGCTGGAAACTCTGCACAGAAGGTTGGTGCCTAGTAACAGGGGCCCTTTTTCCTTTCATGGCCACTCCCTTTCTCTGCCACTGACctaaggagagacagaatctgaGCTACAAATGGGACGTCCCCCCCAAAGATAGGGTTATTGGGGGGCATAACTCAGATCTATATATGGGAAAGGCTTTCTCTTGAATCTTTTGTGACTAGGAACTGAGGGAGGAGTCTTCTTCCTCCATCTTTGTGGAGGATGGAGTACTTTGGGAAGGATGTATTTCCCCTTGGGGTCCCCAGTGCAGTGTGTGCTTGGGGTAGAAATAGGGggtctggggggcagggaggatttAGCCGGACCAGTGCAATCTTTCAGGGTACACGGGTGGCTGCTGGGTCCCCAGCCTGCCTTACCAAGCACAGTAAGGTTGATTAGCCCCAACCCATTGGTGTAGAAATCTGGAGGGTTGTTAACTTGGCAGAGGTAAGTTCCGGTGTCTGAGGGGTCGACATCAGTCAGTTTCAGGGTGGCCACCCCTCCTGTGGGGGGGTTCTGAAGTAGGCTGGCCCTCTTTGCCTTAGAACCAGTTGGATACAGATGGCCATTGGTAAAGTACAGAAtctggggagaagcagaagacaCACATACGTGTTTTTTTCTGCCTGGTGTCAACTCTACAGTCCTTTTTCGAAAGCAGGTATAAGAAGGTATTAGGGGCCCCTCTTTTTATACCAGACAGGGAAGCTAATGCTCTGAAGCCAGAACAAGCAAGGTCTATCTGTTCCCAAATACCGTCCCTTTCCCAAGTGCTAAATGAACTAGTTTTACTGCTTTCAGCTAAGCATGGGTCTCAATTTGCAGGGATTGGGGGGCCAGGGGAGTGGATTAACGCAAACACTCCTGGAAGGGACATCATTTGATCTTACTAACAATCACCAAAGCTGAGTGTCAGTGGGCTTATTAACTGAAACAGAGATAGGAGAGTTGCTTGTAGGAGttaggggagagagggagagagcttgGATATACAGAGCCATATATGGGGTTTGGAGTCATGCAGACTGTGGTCCTAAGAACATCTAGAAAGAGACCACTCATTTTTTTCATCCAAGCATCCTGGGTTTGCTGATCCCCAAACCCAGCCTCTCTGACCAGCACCCTCATCCTGGGAGGGCCCTCTGTTCCAGCCTCTCCCAGCCACCCCCACTCCAGCTCACGGGATGGGACtccgagatgggcttcccagccTGCACAAAGCTCCACTCCAGGGCGAAGTTGTCTCCCACCGACGTGCTGTAGCTGCAGATCAGCTCTGCGGTCTTGCCCGCGGGGGTGCTCAGGGGTTCGGCCGGGACCTTCACCTCCACGGCTAGCCCGGGGCCTGCGGGACGAAGAGGGACGGGAGGCCGGCGGGAGAAGCGCTCGCGCGGCGCCAGGCCCGGGGCTGGGGTGGAGTGGAGGCCCGGCCCCAAATCccggtgggggtgtgggggtctGGCCCAACATGCGGCTTCCAAGGCCCAGGGTTGGGTAgggggcctccctccctcctcctgagcTCAGCTCCCGGCCCTCAATCACTCCCTTCTCGAAACCTGAGGTTTCCGGAGGGAGGAGCACACGTCTAGGCAGGGTTTTTGTGGGTAAAAGGACCGAGACTGGGCCAGGTATGAGGGTGTGTTTgtcagggaaaggaaaacaatagTCCGGTGGTGGTTAAACCCTGCCGGGGAGGCCGCACTTGCCCACAGGTTTTCGTGACTGTGTCTTTCACCCGCCCGCCCGGCCTTCGACGCCCTCTCCCCATCCCGCCCGcagcacccctgccccccccccccgcgggaCTGAGCCCGCTCCCCACCCGCAGCCGGGAGGCCaggcctctgcccccagctcaccacccccaccccaccacccccgccccctgcctcctcACCGCCCAGGCAGACGAAGCCCAGCAGGGCTCCGCAGAGGATGGGCCCCAGAAGCCGGGCCATGTCCGAGTCCAGCTGCCTGGGGGTCGGTCTGGGCATCTGGATCTGGGCGAGGGAAGGCAGCACCCAAAGGGCAGCCTCCTTGTGCAGGGCAGCAGCGAGACTGGCTATCTCAGAGCAAACAAGGGGAGAGGCCGCTGCCCTCAGGTAAGGAAatgctcctccctcctccagccccaatACTGGAATCATCCTAGCCtcactcccttcttccttcctcttcccccgtTTCTGAAACTGTCAGGTCCTGAGGAAAAGAGCAGGGCTTGGGTGGGCACCTCATGGGAAAGGATCAGATCTGGAGTGATCTGTAAACAAAGAGTGGCCCCGGAAGAAGAGGGAGGCATTTTAATAACCTGAGTTGGCAAGTGGACATCACTACTTTGGTGTTCCAGAGCATGAGCCCAGGCAGAAGACCCTTTCTGACCCCTTCAGAGAGTCTTATTCTTCCTAGCCCTTCTTTTGTCTGAGATCCTTCTTTGGCACCTTTATCAGGCTTGCTGAGGTAGGAGTCTCCCATGGAAaccacagccccctccccactctctgtctCGGCACTCCTTGTCTGGGCAGAGAAACTGAGTCTTGGAGGAGACCCCACCCTTGACAGGACAGGGGTGGCAGAATTGGAGCACGGGCCTACATCCTGTCCTATGTCCAACTTTCCCTCACTGCACTGGAGGGCAGGATGTGTATGTTAAGGACTCAGTGgtctgggagagggaggaacaagTCAGGTTTCACCCTCCTACCCTTAAGAGGAAGCTGGAGATTAAGAGCACCGACACCCCAAGTCTGTGAGCACCCTTAGCAGGAAAGGCACCAGGTTTCAACCCTTTCCTGCTCCGAGTGGGTTAGGGTCTTCCTGGCCCCAGACTTTTTGGGCCCTCCCCATGATACCTGAGAGCTAAtgacccttttatttatttttaagatttatttattttagatagagaacgagcaggaggggcagagggagaggaagagaaaatcccTGGCAGACtctggagctcgatctcaggaccctgagatcacaaccctgagatcaggatctgagcctcAACCAGtggcaccacccaggcgcccccacaaatgACCCTTTTATTGACTCTAGAAGAGCTGTTCCAGGAAGTTGTGTGGAAAAGCCCTCCAGGGTTTGAAAAGGCAAATGACTGACTAGTACTTTTCATACAAACACAATGCATCTTTATtgaaatttgcaaaataaaaacaaaaacacacatttcaagttagtttaaaaaaatactttccctATCCCCTGTCCCAACAAAACCCAACCAAGACAGCAGGACAGGTTATAGGAATGCAGGGAGCTGAAGTGGGAGTGACTGTGCTGTTAGATAGGGAGGAGTACAGATGGAGGGGGCCTGGAGGACTCACTGGACAGCAGTCCTCACCCAGACCAGCGTTCCCTGCCGTCATAGGGAggactggggaagggggtgggcgcGCTTCCTAACCTGAGGTCCACTTCCTCTTCTTCTACCTCCTGACGTTTGGATCTTAACTGAGACTCAGTTTTCCCATAGTAGAGAAAGATGTGGGTGGAGGACTGGGCGTCTGGAAGGTGGTCCCCCAAGACTCAGGCCTCTGAGCTAGGGCTGACCCTtacaggaaggagagaaaccagATGGCTTGGGCAATAAGTGGCTGGACCATCACACCAGAGACCCAGCCTGACTCTGGGCGGGCACCATTACAGGGACAGCACCCATGCGGCTCAGAGCGGAGGAAGAGACTCCACCGGGGCTGGGGGATATTGGCTGAGGTTGGGCCCCATCTGTCCTGGGCAACCTGGGTGAGGGCAGGACCTGACTGGAGAGGCTGAGCGTGGGGGTCAGTGCACCAGGCCTGGGAGGACCTTGGGGCTGCCGGAGGGCTCGTGCTGAGGTGACAGAGGAAAGGGTCCCGTTCTTGGAGATTGTGTCTGAgcccttgggccaaggcagggtcCGGGGAGCAGTGGCATCCTCCCTAGTGATCAAAGAAGTGATTAAGAGGTCAGAAGCTGGagtggggaagaagggaggattTCTACCTGCTTTGTCTTATTCCCTGCTCAGACACCGTTTCACTCTCCCCTCCCTTAAAGTTCCCCCAATGGAATGAAGTTTCAGTCACTGCCCACCTTTCCCTTAGATGACAGCGGCCTGAACACCCAGCCAAGGGAAGCTTGGAGAACTCCACTGGGGCAAAGACCAGATACACTTACTTGATATCATTGGCCGGCTCCTCTAGGGCCTTGCTTCGGCGTTGGTACAAGAGGACCAGCCCAGCCAGCAGCCCCAGTCCAACCAGAGTGCCCACAACAGCTCCAGCAACAACCGTAGGCCCTGGCCCTGGAAAAGCCTTGGTGTCAGGGGCAGACATCCAGGGGAGACACtggtccccaccccctccaatCCCTCTACCCCACTGCagccataaacatttttttcttcttcctgtcaaGCAGAAAATGCAGTGACCAGACATTTGTAGAAACATTTGTCCTGTTAACAGTGAGAGGCCTCAGCAGGAGGCCTCCTCTCCTCTtgcaaccccacccccaccgttGTCCAATCTTCTCCTTAACCACACTTACCCCTCACTGACCTGTGCTCACTTCCAAGGTCACATTGCACTGGGCACTGCCCACCTCATTGTGGGCCCTGCAGATATAGACTCCAGACATGGGACTGGAAAGGTTTCTGAGGCTTAAGGATCCACGGATGGCATCTGCGGACACAATTGGGCCATCAGTCCAGGGACCCTTTTTCCCACTGGAAAAAATTCTGTCCCTTCTGGAATGTCCTCTCTGACTCTCTGGGAGACTCATCTGTCTGTTCCCTCACAGTGGTAAAAGTTGTGACAACCATCATGCTGCTAACTCGATGACCCTCCCCATTTCCACAGGTCAGTGTCCCTGATTGAGATCTAAAAAGATTCCAAGAGGAACTGGTGCCCAGAAAAACCCAAGCACcatgtttgcttttatttccgATTGGTGGTGTGGTGAGAAAGAACACACACAGTAGGCTAGGAATCAGAAAACCTGACGTCCAGAATAGGACATGTGACTTTAAACAGGTTACTTGCTATCCCTGGGTCCCAACTTTTTGATCTGTAAAAGGGGTAATATGACCTCCTTGATGGTGTTGAAAGgattatatgaaataatatttattacagTTAAAGTTTATTGGCCACTTACTCTATGTCAGAGACTAAGTTCCTTACCTGAACTAACTTGCGAAAATTTCACAACAAACCTATGAGCTTGagcactatttaaaaaatacaaatgatttttgtggcacctgggtggctcagttagtcatgcagctgccttcggctcaggccatgatcccaagggtctgggatctagtccctcatggggctccctgcttagcagagagtctgcttctccctctccctctccctgctcctctgcctacttgtgctctttatctctctgtcaaataaataaataaaatcttttaaaaaatacaaataatttttattataaaaatggtcAAATGAAAAGTAGAAAGAGGGACAAAATGAAATTCCACATACCCATGTAGTTTGCCAACATTTTGCTATACTTACTTCATTTCCCTCTTTTTGTgagacacttaaaaataaatgctcaCCATAAGTCCCCAAAAAATAAGGGCATCGACTACATAACTATAATACCACGGCCACATCTGCTAAGTTAATAATCCTTTAACGGAATTATCTAATACctaataataattatctaattATCCATATTGAAAATGTCCCAGTTGTcccaaaacattttttataattagtGGGTTCAAATCAGGGCTATGACACCCCGTTTTACAAATGGAAGCACAGAGCCAAGTACAGCTAGTACACGACAGAGCTGGAATTTTAATGCAGATTATCTAGCTCAAGAGCCTCTTCAGTGACACAAGTATACAGCGTGTGAAAGCCCCCAACACAGAGCCTGCACCTGCTGGGtcctctttttccatcccttctccccactcccttcttCAGCCCAGAATTTTGCAGCACGACCTCCCCTTTCACCCCAGTCCCTCTGGTGCCTCTCAtctttccctcccccagccacagTCTCAAGTTCCCTCACCTAAAGCTGGTGCAAAGAAAACCTGGGCGGATGGGGGTGCCCTCTCCCACTGGTACTGGGCAGCTGGCTTACTCCTCGGGGACTGGCAGCTCAGGGTCACATTGGTCCCCACACGGGGCACACCCAGGAGACCACAGGATGGAGGAGCTGGAGGAACTGAAGCAGGGAGACAGGTTAAAAGCTCAACCCCAGGGAACAAACatatccctcccacccaccccaacaCACCCTCCCCACTtctgtcactctgtctgcctcctcTAACGTTTACACTCAGCCCTTTGGGAGACAGACCTGCTTGGGCTCCCATGGGGCTGGGGAAGGTGTTGCCAAGTGTGTGCTTTTCACTCACCCAGCACACTGAGTTCTAAAGTTTTGCTGCTATGGCTCCTTTTGATGCCTTGGTGGTCTTGAACATTCACAGAGCAGCGGTAGGACCCAGAGTCTTTCTCCTGGAGGTCCTGCAGCCGCAGTGACACGTTCTGGGAAGGCATGGAGTAGACCAGGGATACCCCATTTTTGCTTGACGTGGTCCCACTGATGTATGCCAGCACCTGGTGTGGGACACAATGCCTCCCCGTTATTTCGTGTGTGCCCTGTGCCCACAGGTTCAGctaatcccccctcccccaaactggCAGTCTTCAAGTGCTTCTCCCCTGCACTCACCTCCTCTGACCCGTCCCAGCTCCCCATTCCCCCActgtctccctcccctctctctccctgcccctgggtCCTCTTCCCCAGGACAGTTCTTGATCCCGTATGCTTAGTCTCTTCATTTCCCTCTTGGGGTGTTTAGAAAGGTGGTACGATGGGTGAGGGATAATGTAAACAGAAGGTATTTATGAAAGAAACTTAGATTACAGGGGGTaggtcaaagatttttttttaatctttttataatCTTCTTCTTGAAGATGTCCCCCCTTCCCCATTTATAAATTCAGGCTCTGTGAAACCCTGGATGTACCCCTGCAATCTAGATTTCTCTCATATGTACTCCTATTTATCAAATGACCTCTAGAAAATACTTTCCAGAGCCTTGGGAGAGCCCAAGCAAATAAGGGGCTCTGAAAATGAAGTTTCATTGGCTTCCGGGTAAATAACCTCTGAGAAGAAATCTGATATCAGGAAAGAGGGTAGATGTGAGGTTGGGAAAGGAGACTGCCCCTGTAGGGGCAGTGGGACGGATTCAGGAAAAGAAGTGGACTGTGACAGCGCCCGGAAGCACAAAGAAGGTGAAAATAGGAAGATGCTCAGCTTTTTCAAGTTGTGAGAAACTTGCCTTAACCCTTCCCTGGTCCTCAAACCCCAATCctcgctgcccctcccccgaagCAAAGCAAAATGCCTTTCCACTTTCCTGTTTTTTGTGTCCTGGATTTCTAGGGTaagttggggaaaagaaaattctttgggGGCCTCCAAGGTCAGAGCAAAAATTGAGCTGGTGAGGAGGACCTTACTTTTTCCCGAATattccttccccatcccccacccctggccaaCCCTCCCGCTCTGGCCACTTCTTCCCCACGCTCAGCCACAGCGTGTAGCCTCCAGTTGAGATGCAGCCCTCCCTCACCTGGTTCAGATCCTTCCCTTCTTGCTCCAAGAACCACATCACCGTGAGCAACTCCCACCGCTGGGACGAAGATACCTGTCCTTGCACAGTGTACCACGCTGGGAGCACCACTTCTGATCCTTCCACTGCCTTCAACCTGGTGAGGCCAGAGGGCACGTGCAGCTCCAGCTGGGCCTGTGAGGGGGACGCTGGGGACAAGAGCACAGAGGCATGAGCTCGGAGGACTGGCTCCTGGCTCCTCCGCCTCCGCATCTTGCCCAGCGCAGCGGGAGGATCTCTGCCccagcagagagatgggggagttGGGGATAGAATGCTGAAGGAAGACTCCGGCAGAGTCCCACCTCTGTAGGCCTCGAGGCCCAGGGACTGCTGACCTAGTGTCCTGCTTTCATCAGAACGTATTCTCCGtaatctctgcctgcctgtgggtTCCTAACAGAGGTAGGGAcccatttctgtgcatttatttgtaCCCAGAGGAGCAGATTTCAGAGCACCAAGAAGAGGGGGCTGATTTCCACAGCGAGGGGAGAGGAAGATCTCTAAGAGGAAGGGCGTGTTGAATACTTTTAATCTTCACTTCATGTAGCCCACTTGCTCCCTCAATTTCACCCGGGAGGGAGCCAAGAGGACGTAGCGACGCTGGTCAGGATCGCAAGCGTTCCCCGCTCCGGCTTCTCAACCCGACGggtggagggggttgggaggcCGCCAGATTAGCGATTAACCCGCGGCTCCTTCTGAACTAACAGCTCCGAGAGAGAGACCAGAGCCGCTCAGCGCTCCAGCTGACCGACTGACCGCCGCGCTCCCCCGCCTCTCGCTCCGTCCCGACCCAGGCCTGCCCTGGGAAAGCAGAGAGTAGAGGCCCAGAAAGGGGCCCTTTGGGGGTCCAGGCGATCTAGGAGGGTCCTATGATGTCGTAGGAAATCCCGGGCAGAACTGGAACACGAACGAGGGCCCCCTGGCAGTCAAGTACAAATCTGCGTGTGTTTGGCATTCAGGAGGTGGACCGGGGTGTCGGTTTCGAGAAGAGGACAGTGGAACCAGTGCTTGCTGATGACGTCCAGAAACATTCACTTTTTGCCCTTCTGAGAGGCAATGGAGCAGCGGAATCCTAAGCCCTTGGGAGGAATAACCTTGGGCTTGTACCGGCCAGGCCCCAGGAGGCTAGCCACCGTAGCCCCT
The genomic region above belongs to Neovison vison isolate M4711 chromosome 7, ASM_NN_V1, whole genome shotgun sequence and contains:
- the VSIG2 gene encoding LOW QUALITY PROTEIN: V-set and immunoglobulin domain-containing protein 2 (The sequence of the model RefSeq protein was modified relative to this genomic sequence to represent the inferred CDS: inserted 1 base in 1 codon), which gives rise to MPPSSSGATLCLQITPDLILSHEVPTQALLFSSGPDSFRNXGKRKEEGSEARMIPVLGLEEGGAFPYLRAAASPLVCSEIASLAAALHKEAALWVLPSLAQIQMPRPTPRQLDSDMARLLGPILCGALLGFVCLGGPGLAVEVKVPAEPLSTPAGKTAELICSYSTSVGDNFALEWSFVQAGKPISESHPILYFTNGHLYPTGSKAKRASLLQNPPTGGVATLKLTDVDPSDTGTYLCQVNNPPDFYTNGLGLINLTVLVPPSSPLCSKSGQTSVGGSAALKCSSSQGAPRPVYNWVHLGSSPTPSPGGMVQDEVSGQLILTNLSLTNSGTYRCVATNQMGSASCELTLSVTDPSKGRMAGAVIGVLLGVLFLSVAVFCLIKFQKERRKKPKETYGGSDIREDATAPGISEQTSVRADSSKGLLERPPSANSVTTTKSKLPMVV
- the ESAM gene encoding endothelial cell-selective adhesion molecule, translating into MVSLPRPPATSLLRFLFLGLSTLASPSQAQLELHVPSGLTRLKAVEGSEVVLPAWYTVQGQVSSSQRWELLTVMWFLEQEGKDLNQVLAYISGTTSSKNGVSLVYSMPSQNVSLRLQDLQEKDSGSYRCSVNVQDHQGIKRSHSSKTLELSVLVPPAPPSCGLLGVPRVGTNVTLSCQSPRSKPAAQYQWERAPPSAQVFFAPALDAIRGSLSLRNLSSPMSGVYICRAHNEVGSAQCNVTLEVSTGPGPTVVAGAVVGTLVGLGLLAGLVLLYQRRSKALEEPANDIKEDATAPRTLPWPKGSDTISKNGTLSSVTSARALRQPQGPPRPGALTPTLSLSSQVLPSPRLPRTDGAQPQPISPSPGGVSSSALSRMGAVPVMVPAQSQAGSLV